Within Butyrivibrio fibrisolvens, the genomic segment GTGCCGTTGTTCTTGATGCGCTTCTTCGTCAGGAAGTCTGTGGTGTAGGTCTTTTGAAGCAGCGCGTCACCCATATACTTCTCGTTTCGGAGAATCTTGTTGATGGTGCTTGTGTGCCATTTTTCTTTTCCTGCGCCGGTTAAAATGCCGTCAGCCATAAGACCGGAAGCAATCTTGTCCATGCTGGAGCCTTCGAGGTATTCCCGGTAGATGCGTTTTACGATCTCGGCCTGTTCCGGATCAATGACAAGGTTGCCGTTCTCATCCTTGGTATAGCCGAGGAAGCGGTTGTGGTTAACCTGAACCTTGCCCTGCTGATAGCGGTATTGAAGGCCGAGCTTTATGTTCTCGCTCATTGATTGGCTTTCTTGCTGAGCAAGGCTCGCCATGATCGTAAGGAGCACCTCGCCTTTGGCATCCAGCGTGTTTATGGATTCCTTCTCGAAATAGACCGGAATGTTCTTGTCCTTGAGCTGCCGGATGTATTGGAGGCAGTCGAGAGTGTTTCGGGCAAATCGGCTGATGGACTTGGTGATGATCATGTCAATGTTTCCGGACATGCACTCGTCAATCATGCGGTTGAACTCGTCACGCTTTTTGGTGTTGGTACCGGATATGCCATCGTCCGCAAATATGCCTGCCAGTTCCCAGTCGGGATTCTTCTGGATGTACTCCGTGTAATGCGTGACCTGCGCCTCATAGCTGGTTTCCTGTTCGTCGGAATCCGTGCTGACGCGGCAATAGGCTGCGACGCGGAGCTTTTTCTGCTCGGATTGTTTTACCGTGTTCCCGACCTGCCTTTTGGCCGGGATGACCATAACATTTCCCATTAGATCGCCTCGCTTTCAATGAGGCTGTACAGATACTCTGCCTGTAGCCTCGGATCTTCGTATTCTTTCTCCGCTTCTGCAAACCAGAAGTGTGTCGGAACCTTTATAGGCTTTGAGCTTTTCAGAAGGTTCAGCCTTCCGAGCTTACCGGCACGTTCCAGACGAATCGCTTCTGCCTTGTCGAAGGTCTCCTGATCGATGATTGCCGGGTAGAAGTCATCGCCGAGGTAGTGCCTGTTTTGCATCAGACGCTTTGCTGAGCTGTGGTAGGCCTCGATACCTGCCTCGATGGCAGCTTTTGACAGTGCCATTCCGGCGAGGTAATTCTCGTATAGGTTCCTGATTTTGGCGGCTTCATCTTCGTTAATCACAGCGCAGCCGTTTTCAATTCTGTATCCGTATGGTGTATGTCCCATGCCCTCACTTCCTTTCCCTGAGCGTTAGACCGCACTTCAGTTCAAACCGGATATCGTTTCTGGAATGAACGATGATGCGTTTTACATATCTGTCAAATAAGTCTTTGTCGAACTCCTGAAGCATGGCGCTCTTTTCTGCGAAATGAATCAGTGCTGTGGTT encodes:
- a CDS encoding integrase; its protein translation is MGHTPYGYRIENGCAVINEDEAAKIRNLYENYLAGMALSKAAIEAGIEAYHSSAKRLMQNRHYLGDDFYPAIIDQETFDKAEAIRLERAGKLGRLNLLKSSKPIKVPTHFWFAEAEKEYEDPRLQAEYLYSLIESEAI
- a CDS encoding recombinase family protein codes for the protein MGNVMVIPAKRQVGNTVKQSEQKKLRVAAYCRVSTDSDEQETSYEAQVTHYTEYIQKNPDWELAGIFADDGISGTNTKKRDEFNRMIDECMSGNIDMIITKSISRFARNTLDCLQYIRQLKDKNIPVYFEKESINTLDAKGEVLLTIMASLAQQESQSMSENIKLGLQYRYQQGKVQVNHNRFLGYTKDENGNLVIDPEQAEIVKRIYREYLEGSSMDKIASGLMADGILTGAGKEKWHTSTINKILRNEKYMGDALLQKTYTTDFLTKKRIKNNGTVPQYYVEGDHEAIIPKDLFMQVQAELVRRRVVHVSPTGKKRSFSCNHCFAQMVFCGDCGELYRRVHWNNHGCKSIVWRCISRLEPGSADTNCTNRTVNELLLQEVTVTAINQILTERGTFLKQLQANIAKAVVSADTLSPDGIQARLEELQKELIKKANNKQDYDAIADEILRLREQKEQSEVDSHHREEAMNRIKELQDFISKQKTDITEFDEALVKKLIEKITVFADHFTVEFKSGLTIDIEA